One segment of Bradyrhizobium sp. WD16 DNA contains the following:
- a CDS encoding GDP-mannose 4,6-dehydratase produces the protein MAGREKYLILGSNSFSGATFADHLAALGCEVLATSRSDEAHPALLPYKWQPRPGKVRFQRIDLNHDLEALEALIRRERPTHVVNFAAQSMVGESWLHPDHWMMTNVVSAVRLHEMLRRYDGLERYVHVTTPEVYGSTDGWVREDAPFNPSTPYAVSRAAGDMSLRTYFANYGFPVVFTRAANVYGPGQQLYRIVPRTILAAMGGGRLRLDGGGKSVRVFIHMTDVADATLRIARGGVPGETYHISGYELVSIRTLVEMILRRLGKPFDDYVEIGPERPGKDTAYMLDSTKLRTALAWRDRLSLEEGIEDVIRWAERFKDDLANLPASYQHRP, from the coding sequence ATGGCGGGGCGTGAAAAATACCTGATCCTCGGCTCGAACTCGTTTTCGGGCGCGACCTTCGCGGATCATCTGGCGGCGCTCGGCTGCGAGGTGCTGGCAACCAGCCGGTCTGATGAAGCCCATCCGGCCTTGCTGCCATACAAGTGGCAGCCGCGGCCGGGCAAGGTTCGCTTCCAGCGCATCGATCTCAATCACGACCTCGAGGCTCTCGAGGCGCTGATCCGGCGTGAACGGCCGACCCACGTGGTCAATTTCGCCGCCCAGAGCATGGTGGGCGAGAGCTGGCTTCATCCCGACCACTGGATGATGACCAATGTGGTCTCCGCTGTCCGCCTGCATGAGATGCTCCGCCGCTATGACGGGCTGGAGCGCTATGTCCACGTCACCACGCCGGAGGTCTACGGCTCCACCGACGGCTGGGTGCGGGAGGACGCGCCGTTCAATCCGTCGACCCCCTATGCCGTGTCGCGCGCCGCCGGCGACATGAGTCTGCGAACCTACTTCGCCAACTACGGCTTCCCGGTGGTATTCACCCGTGCCGCCAATGTCTACGGCCCCGGCCAGCAGCTCTATCGCATCGTGCCACGGACGATCCTCGCGGCAATGGGCGGAGGCCGGTTGCGGCTCGATGGCGGCGGCAAGTCGGTGCGGGTCTTCATCCACATGACGGATGTTGCCGATGCCACGCTGCGGATCGCCCGCGGCGGCGTACCCGGCGAGACCTATCACATCTCGGGATACGAACTGGTCTCGATCCGCACCCTCGTGGAGATGATCCTGAGGCGTCTCGGCAAGCCATTTGACGACTACGTCGAGATCGGCCCCGAACGGCCCGGCAAGGATACGGCCTATATGCTGGACAGCACGAAGTTGCGGACGGCACTGGCCTGGCGCGACCGCCTCTCGCTCGAGGAGGGCATCGAGGATGTGATCCGCTGGGCCGAGCGATTCAAGGACGACCTTGCCAATCTGCCCGCCTCCTATCAACACAGGCCCTGA
- a CDS encoding glycosyltransferase family 39 protein, with protein MTHEASPTLLPGRVIAVLAFVLLLPVALAAIAFPTAMYDTRELIAWGRHFPLVTPDHPPMMAWIGGAIDLLFGHSAVAVVLANQILMAIGLAYFHAVLRLVGPRSSAWLFTLLYGTTFYLAFAPLSFALNADILQLTSWPAIVYYCLRAARTNRWRDWLGFGAWSAAALLTKYNAAILLAGLGVAMVVEPSFRIMWRRPGLYAAIALGLVLVAPHVAAVLVHGQAVSYGLAHFTPAGGAWKRLVDIGQLLLGHAVFLLPGAIIALIGLKQGNLALRTDHDAQAERRVILAMNIAMQAALLVLVLIAGLDYIFRFSAPYAMMIALGLAPLLRPIGDWRPWAERRLIAVLGGLYLAIGVIVATVYTVFASHSAMQEPIEAGAHAILEDWNKQFPCGPAYFIGGRQKVYGVGIEAGPQVTALFYRDIAGAAWFDRDKLNAGGAVVMDGSAEYQSHLQNYLFGLPPTPERSVTLPLRRTLKPKTFTYVYHFIPPADCSRADLRHPAAAKGH; from the coding sequence GTGACCCACGAGGCGTCGCCGACGCTGCTGCCCGGCCGAGTGATCGCCGTGCTGGCATTCGTACTGCTGCTGCCGGTGGCGCTGGCGGCCATCGCCTTTCCCACCGCCATGTATGACACCCGGGAGCTGATCGCCTGGGGGCGGCATTTTCCACTGGTGACCCCCGACCATCCGCCGATGATGGCCTGGATCGGCGGCGCCATCGACCTGCTGTTCGGTCATTCCGCTGTTGCAGTGGTCCTGGCCAATCAGATTCTGATGGCGATCGGCCTCGCCTATTTCCACGCCGTGCTGCGGCTGGTCGGCCCACGCTCGAGCGCCTGGCTGTTCACCCTGCTCTACGGCACGACTTTCTATCTGGCCTTTGCCCCGCTGTCCTTCGCGCTCAACGCCGACATCCTCCAGCTCACCTCCTGGCCGGCGATCGTCTATTACTGCTTGCGCGCCGCCCGCACCAACCGTTGGCGAGACTGGCTCGGCTTCGGCGCCTGGTCGGCGGCCGCGCTCCTGACGAAATATAATGCCGCCATCCTGCTCGCCGGCCTTGGCGTCGCCATGGTGGTGGAGCCCTCCTTCCGCATCATGTGGCGACGGCCCGGTCTCTATGCGGCCATCGCTCTGGGCCTCGTGCTGGTCGCCCCCCATGTCGCCGCCGTCCTGGTGCATGGCCAGGCCGTGAGCTACGGGCTCGCTCATTTCACCCCGGCCGGCGGCGCCTGGAAGCGGCTGGTTGATATTGGTCAGCTTCTGCTCGGGCATGCCGTCTTCCTGCTTCCCGGCGCCATCATCGCTCTGATCGGCCTCAAGCAGGGCAATCTCGCCTTGCGCACCGACCACGACGCGCAGGCCGAGCGCCGCGTCATCCTGGCGATGAACATCGCCATGCAGGCGGCGCTACTCGTTCTGGTTCTGATCGCCGGTCTCGATTACATCTTCCGCTTCAGTGCCCCTTACGCGATGATGATCGCGCTGGGCCTCGCCCCGCTCTTGCGGCCGATTGGGGATTGGCGTCCCTGGGCCGAGCGGCGGCTGATTGCGGTTCTCGGCGGGCTTTATCTTGCCATCGGCGTCATCGTCGCCACCGTCTACACCGTCTTTGCCAGCCACAGTGCGATGCAGGAGCCGATCGAGGCCGGAGCGCACGCCATCCTCGAAGACTGGAACAAGCAGTTCCCGTGCGGGCCCGCCTATTTCATCGGCGGACGGCAAAAAGTCTATGGTGTCGGCATCGAGGCCGGCCCGCAGGTCACCGCCCTCTTCTATCGGGACATCGCCGGCGCCGCCTGGTTCGATCGCGACAAGCTGAACGCCGGGGGCGCCGTCGTGATGGATGGCAGCGCGGAGTATCAATCCCACTTGCAGAACTACCTGTTCGGCCTGCCGCCGACGCCCGAGCGAAGCGTCACGCTGCCGCTGCGGCGAACGCTCAAGCCCAAGACGTTCACCTACGTCTATCATTTCATTCCGCCGGCCGACTGCAGCCGCGCCGACCTGCGGCACCCCGCCGCCGCGAAGGGCCATTGA
- a CDS encoding nucleotidyltransferase family protein gives MRALLLAAGLGTRLHPLTVHTPKCLVPIHGRPLLDYWFDLLFAAGIDRVLLNTHWLADQVRDHVAASPFASRVDLVHERELLGTGGTVLANRAWLQGEPFLLAHADNLTDFDVVGLLRAHRGRPPGHVLTMLGFRTDSPRSCGILELDARQNVIAFHEKVESPPGNLANGAVYVCEPELIDAITALGRPFVDLSTDVIPRFLGRILCVETDGYHRDIGSNASLRRAEVEFKPKQRAGLLETRSGSGSGDLPTRGLE, from the coding sequence ATGCGCGCCCTCCTGCTCGCGGCCGGCCTCGGAACCCGCCTTCACCCCCTCACCGTCCACACCCCGAAGTGCCTCGTCCCGATCCATGGTCGGCCGCTGCTGGACTACTGGTTCGACTTGCTGTTTGCGGCCGGGATCGACCGCGTCCTCCTCAACACCCATTGGCTGGCCGACCAGGTTCGCGACCACGTCGCCGCCTCACCCTTCGCCTCCAGGGTTGACCTCGTTCACGAGCGCGAATTGCTCGGCACCGGAGGCACCGTGCTCGCCAACAGGGCCTGGTTGCAAGGCGAGCCGTTCCTTCTCGCCCATGCCGACAATCTCACCGACTTCGATGTCGTCGGCCTGTTGCGCGCACATCGGGGGCGCCCGCCGGGCCATGTGCTCACCATGCTGGGCTTTCGCACCGACAGCCCCCGGTCCTGCGGCATCCTTGAGCTGGACGCCCGGCAAAACGTCATCGCTTTCCACGAGAAGGTCGAAAGCCCGCCGGGCAATCTCGCCAACGGCGCGGTGTATGTCTGCGAGCCCGAACTGATCGACGCCATTACCGCGCTGGGCAGGCCCTTCGTCGACCTGTCGACCGACGTGATCCCACGCTTTCTCGGCCGCATCCTCTGCGTGGAAACAGATGGATACCACCGTGACATCGGCAGCAACGCAAGCTTGCGCCGGGCCGAGGTGGAGTTTAAGCCAAAACAGCGCGCCGGATTGCTTGAAACACGATCAGGGAGCGGGTCTGGCGACTTGCCGACGAGGGGGCTGGAATGA
- a CDS encoding transketolase, which translates to MTVALRASPSADFAALRTQAARLRGRIIEMSHAAQAAHLASSLSCADILTVAYWHVLKVDPRQPDDPLRDRFILSKGHAAAALYAVLAMKGFFPVEELDTFCQDGGRLAEHPPANLLPGVEAATGSLGHGLPLGLGMALSARIKGEPVRVFALLSDGENNEGSVWEAAMFGAAQRLENVCVVVDYNKWQATARSNETLMLAPLREKWAAFGWDAHEIDGHDVAALATAMDNVPNGSGKPVALIAHTVKGKGVSFMEDDNNWHYRAPTADEVVRAHKELGLS; encoded by the coding sequence ATGACCGTTGCCCTTCGCGCCTCTCCGTCTGCCGATTTCGCCGCTTTACGCACGCAGGCCGCGCGACTGCGCGGCCGCATCATCGAAATGTCCCATGCTGCACAAGCGGCTCATCTGGCCTCGTCGCTGTCCTGCGCCGATATCCTCACGGTCGCCTACTGGCACGTGCTCAAGGTCGATCCGCGGCAGCCTGACGATCCGCTGCGCGACCGCTTCATCCTCTCCAAGGGCCACGCCGCTGCTGCGCTCTATGCCGTGCTGGCGATGAAGGGCTTCTTCCCGGTCGAGGAACTGGACACCTTCTGTCAGGACGGAGGCCGCCTGGCGGAGCATCCGCCGGCCAATCTGCTGCCCGGCGTCGAGGCCGCGACCGGCTCGCTCGGCCATGGCCTGCCGCTGGGGCTCGGCATGGCGCTGTCGGCACGGATCAAGGGAGAGCCCGTCCGCGTCTTCGCCCTGCTCTCCGACGGCGAAAACAACGAGGGCTCGGTCTGGGAAGCAGCGATGTTCGGTGCCGCCCAGCGGCTGGAGAATGTCTGCGTCGTCGTGGATTACAACAAGTGGCAGGCCACCGCCCGCTCGAACGAGACCCTGATGCTCGCCCCGCTGCGCGAGAAATGGGCGGCGTTCGGCTGGGACGCTCACGAGATCGATGGCCATGATGTCGCTGCGCTGGCGACGGCCATGGACAACGTGCCGAACGGCTCAGGCAAGCCGGTGGCGCTGATCGCCCACACGGTGAAGGGCAAAGGTGTATCCTTCATGGAGGACGACAACAACTGGCATTATCGTGCGCCGACGGCCGACGAAGTCGTCAGGGCCCACAAGGAGCTCGGCCTTTCATGA
- a CDS encoding SIS domain-containing protein has protein sequence MNAHAFTTPTGLFTDYSKRLSALLQGFDWSPVERLAHEFHDCWLTGRQVFFMGNGGSGGNANHLANDFLYAVSKLAGSGLRVQSLAANPSVLTCLANDEGYDQVFSLQLAVQARRGDVLVALSGSGNSANILRGLDEARRIGMTSYALLGYNGGKAKDLADVSIHFPIQDMQISEDAQMIVGHMIMQWLYSRRGDIVAPPAATN, from the coding sequence ATGAATGCGCATGCGTTTACGACCCCGACCGGATTGTTCACCGACTATTCGAAGCGGCTGAGCGCCCTGCTGCAAGGTTTTGACTGGTCGCCGGTGGAACGGCTGGCGCACGAATTCCATGACTGCTGGCTGACCGGCCGGCAGGTGTTCTTCATGGGCAATGGCGGCAGCGGTGGCAACGCCAACCATCTCGCCAACGACTTCCTGTATGCGGTCTCAAAACTCGCGGGCTCGGGCCTGCGGGTGCAGTCGCTGGCGGCCAACCCGTCGGTGCTCACCTGTCTTGCCAACGACGAGGGCTACGACCAGGTCTTCTCGCTGCAACTCGCAGTCCAGGCGCGGCGCGGCGATGTGCTGGTAGCCCTGTCGGGCTCCGGCAATTCCGCCAATATCCTGCGCGGTCTCGACGAAGCCCGCCGGATCGGCATGACGAGCTACGCCCTGCTCGGCTACAATGGCGGCAAGGCCAAGGACCTCGCCGACGTCTCGATCCACTTCCCGATCCAGGACATGCAGATTTCCGAAGACGCGCAGATGATCGTCGGTCATATGATCATGCAATGGCTCTACAGCCGGCGCGGCGACATCGTGGCCCCGCCAGCGGCAACGAATTGA
- a CDS encoding NAD(P)-dependent oxidoreductase, with translation MKIFVTGACGYKGSVLVPKLLKAGHQVVAFDIMWFGNFLDPHPDLSVVRGDVRNTDEIDLSGVDAIIHLSSVANDPCGDLDPKLTWEISCLATMQLADRARRAGVERFIYASSGSVYGVKEEEQVTEDLELLPISEYNKTKMCAERIMLSYKDDMVVQIVRPATVCGYSPRQRLDVSVNMLTMQALLNGRITVFGGDQTRPNIHIDDITDLYLFLLDHPEHTGIYNAGFENISILEIAKMVADHVKAEIVVTPSNDPRSYRVNSDRLLATGFRPRKTVDDAIRELIGMHAQGRLSNDDRWYNLKWMEREVVK, from the coding sequence ATGAAGATTTTCGTCACCGGCGCGTGCGGATACAAGGGCAGTGTGCTCGTGCCGAAGCTCTTGAAGGCCGGCCATCAGGTGGTCGCCTTCGACATCATGTGGTTCGGCAATTTTCTCGATCCCCATCCCGATCTGTCGGTCGTGCGCGGCGACGTCCGCAACACGGACGAGATCGATCTCTCCGGCGTCGACGCCATCATTCACCTCTCGAGCGTTGCCAACGATCCCTGCGGCGATCTCGACCCCAAACTGACCTGGGAGATCAGCTGTCTCGCCACCATGCAGCTTGCCGACCGCGCCAGGCGCGCCGGCGTCGAGCGCTTCATCTACGCCTCCTCCGGCAGCGTCTATGGCGTGAAGGAAGAGGAGCAGGTCACCGAGGACCTCGAACTGCTGCCGATCTCGGAATACAACAAGACCAAGATGTGCGCGGAACGGATCATGCTGTCCTACAAGGACGACATGGTGGTGCAGATCGTGCGCCCGGCCACCGTCTGCGGCTACTCGCCGCGCCAGCGGCTCGATGTCTCCGTCAACATGCTGACCATGCAGGCGCTGCTCAACGGTCGCATCACCGTGTTCGGAGGCGACCAGACGCGGCCCAACATTCACATCGACGACATCACCGATCTGTATCTGTTCCTGCTCGACCATCCCGAACATACCGGCATCTACAATGCCGGATTTGAGAATATCTCGATCCTCGAGATCGCGAAGATGGTCGCCGATCACGTCAAGGCGGAGATCGTGGTCACGCCCTCCAACGATCCGCGAAGCTATCGCGTCAATTCCGACCGGCTGCTCGCCACCGGCTTTCGACCCAGGAAAACGGTCGACGACGCCATCCGGGAACTGATCGGCATGCACGCCCAGGGCCGCCTCAGCAACGACGACCGCTGGTACAATCTGAAGTGGATGGAGCGGGAGGTGGTGAAATGA
- a CDS encoding PfkB family carbohydrate kinase translates to MDHCSGDTRSHAASRAIRAGCDDGQSIAFVSGNFNVVHPGHLRLLKFAAEQADILVVGVNPDGSPGVTLPQEMRLENVRSIALVTHAVQLESSSEAFIESLRPNVVVKGKEFETRFNPEQTAVESYGGRLVFSSGELRFASLSLLERDYVHPDLSTIRKPLDFPRRHGFDIFNLKAILGKLAGMRVMVIGDLIVDEYVTCDPIGMSQEDPTIVVTPLVTKTFVGGAGGVAAHAHGLGADVRFFTLVGNDAAARFTRDTLEEHGVRCDYFVDETRPTTRKQRFRALNKTLLRVNHLRQHAADLDIQRSILAAVDDALSSSDLLLFSCFNYGCLPQDLVDAISERARARRVMMAADSQTSSQIGDVSRFKGMTLLTPTEHEARVALNDFTSGLAAISEQLIDRAGATHLVVTMGAEGALINSAGDGGLITDRLQAFNPSPKDVSGAGDSFFMGSAMALRAGADIWQSSYVGALAAALQVSRVGNLPLTTAELVAEIDETGFSHD, encoded by the coding sequence TTGGACCATTGTTCCGGCGACACGCGGAGCCATGCCGCATCGCGGGCCATTCGGGCCGGCTGCGACGACGGGCAGTCCATCGCCTTCGTTTCCGGCAACTTCAATGTCGTTCATCCCGGACACCTCAGGCTGCTGAAATTCGCCGCCGAGCAAGCCGATATCCTGGTCGTCGGGGTCAATCCCGACGGTTCGCCGGGCGTCACGCTGCCGCAGGAGATGCGGCTGGAGAACGTCCGGTCGATCGCGCTGGTCACCCACGCGGTCCAGCTCGAAAGCAGTAGCGAGGCCTTCATCGAAAGCCTGCGCCCGAACGTCGTCGTCAAGGGCAAGGAATTCGAAACCAGGTTCAACCCCGAACAGACGGCTGTCGAGAGCTATGGCGGCCGCCTGGTCTTCAGCTCAGGCGAGTTGCGCTTCGCATCCTTGTCGCTGCTGGAGCGGGATTATGTGCATCCCGACCTTTCCACCATCCGCAAGCCGCTGGACTTCCCGCGGCGACACGGCTTCGACATCTTCAATCTCAAGGCAATCCTCGGCAAGCTCGCCGGCATGCGCGTGATGGTCATCGGCGACCTCATCGTCGACGAATATGTCACCTGCGATCCGATCGGCATGTCGCAGGAGGATCCCACGATCGTCGTCACACCGCTGGTGACCAAGACCTTCGTCGGCGGTGCCGGTGGGGTCGCCGCCCACGCCCACGGCCTCGGCGCCGACGTTCGCTTTTTTACCCTGGTCGGCAATGATGCGGCGGCGCGGTTCACTCGTGACACCCTCGAGGAGCATGGCGTTCGTTGCGATTATTTCGTCGACGAGACCCGCCCAACCACCCGCAAGCAGCGCTTCCGCGCCCTGAACAAGACGCTGCTGCGCGTCAACCACCTGCGCCAGCACGCCGCCGACCTCGACATTCAGCGCAGCATCCTCGCGGCCGTCGATGACGCGCTCTCGTCGAGCGACCTGCTGCTGTTCTCCTGCTTCAATTACGGCTGCCTGCCGCAGGATCTGGTCGATGCGATCTCGGAGCGCGCGCGGGCTCGCAGGGTGATGATGGCCGCCGACAGCCAGACCTCGTCCCAGATCGGCGACGTCTCCCGTTTCAAGGGCATGACGTTGCTTACCCCGACCGAGCACGAAGCCCGCGTGGCGCTCAACGACTTCACGTCCGGTCTTGCCGCCATCAGCGAGCAGTTGATCGATCGCGCAGGCGCGACCCACCTTGTCGTGACGATGGGGGCCGAGGGCGCGCTGATCAACAGCGCGGGCGATGGTGGGCTGATCACGGATCGACTGCAGGCCTTCAATCCATCGCCCAAGGACGTCTCCGGCGCGGGCGACAGCTTCTTCATGGGATCGGCGATGGCGCTTCGCGCCGGCGCCGATATCTGGCAGAGTTCCTATGTCGGGGCTCTCGCCGCGGCGCTGCAGGTCTCCCGCGTCGGCAATTTACCGCTCACGACAGCCGAGCTCGTCGCTGAAATCGACGAGACCGGCTTCAGCCATGATTGA
- the lptF gene encoding LPS export ABC transporter permease LptF, whose product MSPCFQRSYERLLQWHTNVGNRTLDGGEVRIASCAAAQYIAAMHEVQIRRGAPAPRNDTRRDGTGFGARLRALANVGAIDGYVIKITLASFLIVLISLTGVIWITQALRNIDLMTSQGQTILVFLGISGLAIPLLMSIIAPIALLVAVMHTLNRLGTDSEVIVISAAGIPPLRFLRPFLLATVAVCFMIAFISLFLAPECLRALRRWNTQLGADVVANVIQPGQFIKLDKLTLRIKERLPGNVLHGLFIDDRRDPQQRVNIVADRGTVETNSRGSFLILEDGNLQRFENGQRDPALVAFKSYAFDLSAFSNPNPSIIYNVHERLTPELLSPPPDVTASATDLREFRTEFHDRLFAPLYPVVFALLAFAFLGMPRTTRQSRNFAVSAMLLTVLVVRIAGFACTTLATNHPVAIVVQYAILAIVGGLSLVMILRGVIVEAPASLMEGLLSMGQRFVPARMRA is encoded by the coding sequence GTGTCCCCTTGTTTCCAACGTTCGTATGAGCGCCTGCTGCAATGGCATACGAACGTTGGAAACAGGACACTAGATGGCGGCGAGGTACGAATTGCGTCCTGTGCTGCCGCGCAATATATTGCGGCCATGCATGAGGTTCAGATCCGTCGCGGAGCGCCGGCTCCGCGCAACGATACGCGACGCGATGGCACGGGGTTCGGAGCGCGTCTGCGGGCGCTCGCAAATGTCGGGGCGATCGACGGCTACGTCATCAAAATCACGCTGGCGTCATTCCTGATCGTGCTGATCTCGCTGACCGGGGTGATCTGGATCACCCAGGCGCTGCGCAATATCGACCTGATGACCAGCCAGGGACAAACCATCCTGGTCTTTCTCGGCATTTCCGGTCTTGCGATACCGCTGCTGATGTCGATCATCGCTCCGATCGCACTTCTGGTCGCGGTGATGCACACGCTGAACCGCCTGGGCACCGACTCGGAAGTGATCGTGATCAGCGCCGCGGGGATCCCGCCGCTGCGGTTCCTGCGGCCCTTTCTGCTGGCGACTGTGGCGGTCTGTTTCATGATCGCCTTCATCTCGCTTTTTTTGGCGCCGGAATGTCTGAGGGCGCTGCGCCGCTGGAACACCCAGCTCGGCGCCGACGTGGTCGCCAATGTCATCCAGCCGGGCCAGTTCATCAAACTCGACAAGCTCACCTTGCGCATCAAGGAGCGGCTGCCCGGCAACGTGTTGCACGGGCTCTTCATCGACGACCGCCGCGATCCGCAGCAGCGCGTCAACATCGTTGCTGATCGGGGCACGGTCGAGACCAATAGCCGCGGTTCATTCCTCATTCTGGAAGACGGCAATCTTCAGCGTTTCGAAAACGGCCAGCGCGACCCGGCGCTGGTCGCGTTCAAAAGCTACGCCTTCGACCTCTCGGCGTTTTCGAATCCCAATCCCAGTATCATTTACAACGTTCACGAGCGTCTGACGCCCGAATTGCTGTCTCCGCCACCCGATGTCACGGCAAGTGCGACGGATCTGCGCGAGTTCCGGACTGAATTTCACGACCGGCTGTTTGCGCCGCTGTATCCGGTGGTCTTTGCGCTGCTCGCCTTCGCATTTCTCGGCATGCCTCGAACCACCCGGCAAAGCCGCAATTTTGCGGTCTCGGCCATGCTGCTGACCGTACTGGTGGTTCGTATCGCCGGTTTCGCCTGCACGACGCTGGCGACCAATCATCCTGTCGCGATCGTGGTGCAGTATGCGATCCTGGCGATCGTCGGGGGGCTTAGCCTCGTGATGATCCTGCGCGGCGTCATCGTCGAGGCGCCCGCAAGCTTGATGGAAGGCCTCCTGTCCATGGGGCAGCGGTTCGTGCCGGCAAGGATGCGGGCGTAA